CGGATCGTGCGGTCGGGCTGAATCTTGATAAGGGGGACGTCCTGGCCGGAGCCCTGGCCGACATCGCCCGCACGAAAGCCGCCGCCTGAAATGCTCATCGACAGCCACGTCAACCTTCACGCTCCCCAGTTCGACGAGGATCGCGAAGCGGTGATCGACCGCGCGCGCCAGGCGGGCGTGCGGCTGATGGTCGAGATTTCCGACAAGCTGTCGACCTTCGAGGCGACCCACGCCCTGGCCATGGCCAACGCCGACATCTGGTGCACGGTCGGGGTCCATCCGCACGAGGCCAAGGATTACGCCGACCTGACCGCCGACCGCCTGGTCGAACTGGCGGACCGGCCGCGCGTCATCGGCATTGGCGAATGCGGCCTGGACTTCCACTACGACCTGAGCCCGCGCGACGTGCAGGCGACGGTCTTTCGCCAGCACATCGAGGCGGCGCGCCGCACCGGCCTGCCTCTGGTGATCCACACGCGCGAGGCCGACGCCGTCATGGCCGACATCCTGAGTGAAGAGCACGGACGCGCGCCGTTCAAGCTCCTGATGCACTGCTACACCAGCGGCCTGGAATTGGCTGAAACCGTTATGGAACTGGGCGCCTGGTTCTCGGTTTCCGGCATCGCCACCTTCAAGGCGGCGGAGGAGGTGAGGGAGGTCATCCGTCGCATGCCCGAAGACCGCATCATCGTCGAGACCGATTGCCCCTATCTGGCGCCTGTGCCGCATCGCGGCCGCCGCAACGAGCCCGCCTATGTCGGCCTGGTGCTGGAGAAGCTGGCCGAAATCCGGGGCTGGACGCCGGAACAGGCCGACCGGCTGACGACCGACGCCTTCTTCGACCTGTTCGACCGCATTCCCAGGCCCGCCGAATGAGCGAGCCGGGCGCGCTGGAGGTCGTCATCCTGGGCTGCGGCTCGTCGGGCGGTGTGCCGCGCGGCGACGGCGACTGGGGCGACTGCGACCCGGCCGAGCCCCGCAACCGACGGACCCGATGCTCCATGCTGGCGCGTCGCCACGGTCCGGACGGCCAGACCAATGTGGTGATCGACACCTCGCCCGACTTCCGCCAGCAGATGCTGGCCGCCCGGGTCAGCCACGTCGACGCCGTCCTCTATACCCACGACCACGCCGACCAGACCCACGGGATCGACGACCTGCGCGTCTTCGCCGTCCACGCGCGCCGGCGCATCCCCGCCTGGATGGACGCCGCGACCCAGCACGTCCTGACGCGCCGGTTCGACTACATCTTCGAGAGCCATCACGGCTATCCGGCCATCGTCGAGGCGCACCGCATCCCGCCGCACGGCCAGCCCTGGACGGTGGAAGGGCCCGGCGGCGCCGTTCCGGTCACGACCTTCGACCAGGCCCATGGCCCTATCCGTTCGGTCGGCTATCGCCTGGGGCCGGTCGCCTATTCCAGCGACGTGTCCGACCTGGACGACGCCGCGCTGGAGGCGGTACGCGGCGCTGACCTCTGGATCATCGACGCACTGCGCTACACGCCGCACCCGACCCACGCCCACGTGGACCAGGCCCTGGACTGGATCGCCCGCGCCGAGGTCTCGAAAGCCGTGCTGACCAATTTGCATATTGATCTGGATTACAATGCATTGGCGCGGCGTCTTCCGCCACATGTCGAAGTGGCGTTCGATGGGTGGAGCGGTCGGTTTTCTCTCTAGCGGCAGCCCGATGTCCAAGAGGTCCTTGCTTGTCGCGAAGAGGCTCCGCCGGTGAGACGCCGACGGAGCCTGAATAGATCAATCGTTGCGCTTCACATGGGCGCCGGTCGTCAAACCTACGGAGGCGGAGCCGATCGTTCGGTTCGCCGAGGCCGAGCCGTTGGCTCCGGCGTTGGCCTCTGCACCCCGGCGAGGCTGGGCGGAGGGTTGTTCCGCTTGATCCGCTTGCCCTGAGGCCGCGCCGTCAGCCGAACCATTCAAGGCGTTGTCATCAGCCGAAGCCGCGCCATTGAAGGCGCCTGACGCGTGACCCTGGACCGATCCCGCCGCGGCCCCGGCTGCGCCGCTGGCTGAGCCATAGGCGC
The nucleotide sequence above comes from Brevundimonas naejangsanensis. Encoded proteins:
- a CDS encoding TatD family hydrolase; protein product: MLIDSHVNLHAPQFDEDREAVIDRARQAGVRLMVEISDKLSTFEATHALAMANADIWCTVGVHPHEAKDYADLTADRLVELADRPRVIGIGECGLDFHYDLSPRDVQATVFRQHIEAARRTGLPLVIHTREADAVMADILSEEHGRAPFKLLMHCYTSGLELAETVMELGAWFSVSGIATFKAAEEVREVIRRMPEDRIIVETDCPYLAPVPHRGRRNEPAYVGLVLEKLAEIRGWTPEQADRLTTDAFFDLFDRIPRPAE
- a CDS encoding MBL fold metallo-hydrolase, whose amino-acid sequence is MSEPGALEVVILGCGSSGGVPRGDGDWGDCDPAEPRNRRTRCSMLARRHGPDGQTNVVIDTSPDFRQQMLAARVSHVDAVLYTHDHADQTHGIDDLRVFAVHARRRIPAWMDAATQHVLTRRFDYIFESHHGYPAIVEAHRIPPHGQPWTVEGPGGAVPVTTFDQAHGPIRSVGYRLGPVAYSSDVSDLDDAALEAVRGADLWIIDALRYTPHPTHAHVDQALDWIARAEVSKAVLTNLHIDLDYNALARRLPPHVEVAFDGWSGRFSL